One window of Corynebacterium accolens genomic DNA carries:
- the holA gene encoding DNA polymerase III subunit delta codes for MMDMPPVHLILGDDEFLTERARHTIHKAATEGEGNRPELMTLKASEVSEGEILEATSPSLFGDNRVIVITDCERAGKEVVDIILRACANPAPGMTMVVVYSVAAKTLKKKKKAPELVAKLRKIAEVHEVFSLYPNELGQWATREFASHGVRPTPDVVHAVLDGVGSDLRELASAISQLVADTGGNVTQEAVRNYYVGVAEVANWDIADAAVAGRVEAAVSTCRRALQLGASPVAIAAALANKVGAVARLYSARGDQYTLSSQTGLAPYVVKMTQPVARRWTADAITAAVILVSELDAAVKGQGGEPEFAVEAAVKRVAELAR; via the coding sequence ATGATGGACATGCCTCCCGTACACCTCATTCTCGGCGACGATGAATTCCTCACCGAACGCGCCCGCCACACTATCCACAAGGCCGCGACCGAAGGCGAAGGCAATCGCCCCGAATTGATGACTCTCAAGGCTTCCGAGGTATCCGAGGGCGAAATCTTAGAGGCCACCAGCCCGTCGCTGTTTGGCGATAACCGCGTCATCGTCATCACGGACTGTGAACGCGCCGGGAAAGAGGTGGTCGATATCATCTTGCGCGCCTGCGCCAATCCCGCGCCGGGCATGACCATGGTGGTGGTCTATTCCGTGGCCGCAAAGACTCTGAAGAAAAAGAAGAAGGCGCCGGAGCTGGTGGCGAAACTCCGCAAGATTGCGGAGGTGCACGAGGTCTTTTCGCTCTACCCCAATGAGTTGGGCCAATGGGCCACCCGCGAGTTTGCTTCCCACGGTGTTCGCCCCACTCCGGACGTCGTGCACGCTGTTCTCGACGGCGTCGGCTCCGACCTCCGCGAACTTGCCTCCGCCATTTCCCAGCTCGTGGCCGATACGGGTGGCAATGTCACGCAGGAAGCGGTGCGCAATTATTATGTCGGCGTGGCCGAGGTAGCCAACTGGGACATTGCCGATGCCGCCGTCGCCGGCCGCGTCGAGGCTGCCGTTTCCACCTGTCGGCGCGCCCTCCAGCTCGGAGCCAGCCCCGTGGCCATCGCTGCGGCTTTGGCCAATAAGGTCGGGGCCGTCGCGCGCCTGTATTCCGCCCGCGGGGACCAGTACACACTTTCCAGCCAAACAGGGCTTGCCCCGTATGTGGTGAAAATGACCCAGCCGGTGGCTAGGCGCTGGACAGCTGATGCCATCACCGCCGCCGTCATCCTCGTCTCCGAACTGGACGCCGCCGTTAAAGGCCAAGGTGGTGAGCCCGAATTCGCCGTTGAGGCGGCCGTAAAACGAGTCGCGGAATTGGCACGTTAA
- a CDS encoding ComEA family DNA-binding protein: MASPKISERLREFTQPTGEEELLRVDYPRPRVRISRWQACAVAIMVVVGVIIWLGLSSRNSDESGMPEPAAMGSTTAEPSAEASEIVVSVVGEVAAPGLKTLEPGARVADALAAATPLPEAETMTLNQAQRLADGQQLHVLPQGAPPDPALADAPSAAPSGGDKVSLNSATAAELTDLSGVGEVTAEAIVSFREERGGFKDVEELLEVSGIGPAKFAKLKDDVQL, from the coding sequence ATGGCGTCTCCCAAAATCAGCGAACGACTCCGCGAATTTACCCAACCCACCGGCGAGGAAGAACTCCTCCGCGTCGATTACCCGCGCCCGCGCGTGCGCATCAGCCGCTGGCAGGCGTGCGCGGTAGCCATCATGGTGGTGGTGGGCGTCATTATTTGGCTGGGCCTGAGCTCCCGTAATTCGGATGAGTCCGGCATGCCCGAGCCCGCAGCGATGGGCAGTACCACCGCCGAGCCCAGCGCGGAGGCGAGCGAAATCGTCGTATCCGTCGTCGGCGAGGTTGCAGCGCCCGGCCTGAAGACCCTCGAGCCCGGCGCCCGCGTCGCCGATGCCCTCGCCGCAGCCACACCCCTGCCGGAGGCGGAGACCATGACGCTCAACCAAGCGCAGCGGCTTGCCGATGGCCAGCAGCTCCACGTCCTGCCCCAAGGCGCCCCGCCCGACCCCGCGCTTGCCGATGCCCCCAGCGCAGCACCCTCCGGCGGCGATAAAGTCAGCCTGAATTCCGCCACGGCCGCCGAACTCACGGATCTCAGCGGGGTAGGGGAGGTCACCGCGGAAGCCATCGTCTCCTTCCGCGAAGAGCGCGGGGGATTTAAGGACGTCGAGGAACTCCTCGAGGTCAGCGGGATTGGGCCTGCCAAGTTTGCCAAGCTCAAAGATGACGTGCAGCTGTAG
- a CDS encoding LysE family translocator — MSWTSFFTILLMNLVGVASPGPDIILVTRYATKSRRHAIAAAAGIQIGVLFWCGATVFGAAALLTAFPGILGAVQAIGGSFLVFMGWRALRSGLEQRTNPPVDLEDAEAKLGRLRHSFKMGLATNLSNPKIVLFLAAMIAPQLPASPPLWLAIALTLALALSAFAFFLVVATVISTNAVRRKLIAAGPWIDIGSGLFFIVAGLALVVAGVQQLVA; from the coding sequence GTGAGCTGGACTTCTTTTTTCACTATCCTTCTGATGAACCTGGTGGGCGTAGCCTCCCCAGGCCCAGATATCATTCTGGTCACTCGCTACGCCACCAAGTCGCGCCGCCATGCCATCGCTGCGGCCGCGGGCATTCAAATCGGCGTGTTGTTTTGGTGCGGTGCTACGGTCTTTGGCGCAGCCGCCCTCCTGACCGCCTTCCCCGGAATTTTAGGCGCGGTCCAGGCCATCGGCGGCAGCTTCCTCGTTTTCATGGGGTGGCGGGCGCTGCGCAGTGGCCTCGAACAGCGCACCAACCCACCCGTTGATCTGGAGGACGCCGAGGCCAAGCTAGGCCGGCTGCGCCACTCGTTCAAAATGGGGCTGGCAACGAACCTGTCTAACCCGAAGATCGTGCTTTTCCTCGCCGCTATGATTGCCCCGCAGCTGCCGGCATCTCCACCGTTGTGGCTGGCCATCGCGCTGACCCTGGCGTTGGCATTATCGGCTTTCGCCTTCTTCCTGGTGGTGGCCACGGTGATTTCCACGAATGCGGTGCGCCGCAAGCTCATCGCCGCGGGCCCGTGGATCGATATCGGATCGGGCCTGTTCTTCATCGTTGCCGGCCTCGCGCTCGTGGTCGCCGGCGTCCAGCAACTCGTGGCTTAA
- a CDS encoding ComEC/Rec2 family competence protein: MKELRLLPGALTAWVAVIAVLVFGQGWAVACIGSVVGICLLARHWGQAIFCGVLASAAAFVAAVRQARAAAFDFGREITGRVVTAPTQTSTGGWFIRLDVPGYPAQLPVFSPEPLSAPAGTQVTAAVQLSESDQPGVGTVIANASHLRIDAPPSGLAGWAAQVADNFRAVVLEAVGPSSQGLIPGMVLGDTSLQSPAERELYIDTGLSHLSAVSGANVAIVCSFAAIVCAACAAGPRTRVAVSLAALATYVILVGLEPSVQRAAVAGVVGLLAVLHSSTMEPIHALSLGILTLLFVDSDLAVHFGFALSCAATFGIVMLSPLIYSHLAVTGWPAIFLRAIAVAIAADILTLPLIALMSGEVSVVSVLANVLVAPATAPITVVGLLAAIAAQLGPLSIIAAGLLKLIEPAAWWINTIAHGVASLPVVTITAHPLFTLLAYGWVIAGLLYHRPWLTLAGVIACLGLLAA; this comes from the coding sequence ATGAAAGAACTCCGTCTGCTGCCCGGCGCCCTGACCGCATGGGTGGCGGTCATCGCGGTGCTGGTTTTCGGGCAGGGGTGGGCCGTGGCGTGCATCGGCAGTGTCGTAGGAATATGCCTGCTCGCTCGGCACTGGGGCCAAGCTATTTTTTGCGGCGTGCTCGCCAGCGCCGCCGCCTTCGTAGCCGCCGTGCGGCAGGCGCGAGCGGCCGCCTTCGATTTCGGCCGCGAGATTACCGGCCGCGTGGTCACCGCGCCGACCCAAACGAGCACCGGCGGTTGGTTCATCCGGCTCGATGTCCCAGGCTACCCCGCGCAGCTTCCGGTCTTTAGCCCCGAGCCGCTTAGCGCACCCGCAGGAACGCAGGTCACGGCCGCGGTACAGCTTTCCGAGTCCGACCAACCCGGAGTGGGAACCGTGATAGCCAACGCCTCCCATCTGCGTATCGACGCGCCCCCTTCGGGCTTGGCCGGCTGGGCCGCCCAGGTGGCTGATAACTTCCGCGCGGTCGTACTAGAGGCGGTAGGCCCGAGTAGCCAGGGGCTCATCCCAGGCATGGTGCTTGGCGATACCTCCCTGCAAAGCCCCGCCGAGCGCGAACTCTACATCGATACCGGGCTATCGCACCTCAGCGCAGTGTCTGGTGCCAATGTGGCCATCGTCTGTTCCTTCGCCGCCATCGTTTGCGCCGCGTGTGCCGCCGGACCGCGCACTAGGGTGGCGGTGTCCTTGGCCGCGCTAGCCACCTATGTCATCTTGGTGGGACTTGAACCGTCGGTGCAGCGCGCAGCCGTCGCCGGGGTAGTAGGCCTGCTCGCGGTGCTGCACTCTTCCACCATGGAACCCATCCACGCGCTCAGCCTCGGCATCCTCACCCTCCTTTTCGTGGATTCGGACCTCGCGGTGCATTTTGGCTTCGCGCTATCGTGCGCGGCGACCTTCGGCATCGTCATGCTAAGCCCGCTTATTTATTCCCATCTAGCGGTCACCGGCTGGCCCGCCATCTTTCTGCGCGCTATCGCGGTGGCGATTGCCGCCGATATCCTCACTCTGCCGCTTATCGCCCTCATGTCCGGCGAGGTATCCGTCGTCTCGGTCCTCGCCAATGTCCTAGTAGCGCCCGCCACCGCACCCATTACCGTGGTAGGGCTGCTCGCGGCCATCGCCGCGCAGCTAGGCCCCTTGAGCATTATCGCCGCGGGATTATTAAAACTCATCGAACCCGCAGCGTGGTGGATCAATACCATCGCCCACGGCGTGGCCAGCCTGCCCGTGGTCACCATCACCGCCCACCCGCTATTTACGCTTCTCGCATATGGATGGGTCATCGCCGGGCTGCTCTATCACCGGCCATGGCTGACCTTGGCGGGGGTTATCGCTTGTCTGGGTCTGCTTGCCGCCTAG
- a CDS encoding ankyrin repeat domain-containing protein — translation MSEEQVQEFAGRLFDMAREGNPDLLDYINQGVNINLVNQDGQSFLMLAAYHGHADLVAALAEAGADVNLLNDRGQSPLAGAIFKKEDAVIDALLNAGASATAGQPTAIDSARMFGREDLLGRLEGESAQ, via the coding sequence ATGTCTGAGGAACAAGTGCAAGAATTCGCCGGTCGGCTCTTTGACATGGCGCGGGAGGGAAACCCGGATCTGCTGGACTATATTAATCAAGGCGTCAATATCAATCTGGTCAACCAAGACGGCCAGTCTTTTCTCATGCTTGCCGCCTACCACGGCCACGCAGATCTCGTTGCCGCGCTAGCAGAGGCCGGTGCCGACGTAAACTTGCTCAATGATCGCGGCCAATCGCCCCTGGCAGGTGCGATCTTCAAAAAAGAAGACGCGGTTATTGATGCCCTCCTAAACGCCGGCGCCTCCGCTACCGCCGGGCAACCAACCGCCATCGATTCAGCCCGCATGTTTGGCCGCGAGGATCTCCTCGGGCGCTTGGAAGGCGAGTCCGCGCAGTGA